CAACTAAACTCCCACATCAATTTGCATATCCGATCCTACTACACACATATGGTTTACACCATTTTTATTGGCACATATATGAGCTGAGCCTTGTCAGTACAAGTCCAATGAACCAGACTTAATCCCGTGAAAGTATTTCGCTTTTCCTGCCGGTCCAGAACAATCGTACTGATTATTTGAAAATGACAACTCAAGCTAAAAAAGCAAGGAGATGCCTtacagagggaggagggagagagatagagagaacaAAGATGATCTCAAGAGCACCTGCCATGTAATCCTGCGAACCCACAAGGTAGAACAGATGACAATTGTCTCTACTTCAGTACACGGTCACCCAAGCTTCAAAGCAGGTTTATTTGGATGGAGTTTGAGCTGTTCATCCAATTGTTTCTTGAGTGCATCATCTTGGGAACCAATAAGCCGGACTTCCCTGAGTTTAGTGAGATTTCTTATCTCATCAAATGGCAACGTCAACTCACTGCAGCAGTGAACTGTCAGCTGCTCAAGACTTCTCATTGCTAATGATCCAAAAGTTACATGTAACGGGGAGCTGCAAGCAATCTCGAGGACCTtgaccttttcataggacaggACCTCTACTCCTTCCACCGTCTTGACTAGAAAATTGAGTTTGCCAGCTTGAATAGGCTTGACACAGAGGCGCAAAACACATAATTCTTGGAGACCACCAAGCACAGCCATGTCATGTTCTGCTGGGGTAGTTATCTCCAAAACCAACTTTTTTATCTTTCTAAGCAAGTAGATCCATACTGGCAACTTGTTTACAAGGCCAAATAGCTTAAGGCTCTGTAGGTTCTTCAGAGGCGGGGTGTCGCTGGAGATGCCATCCAAACAATTTTGACTGTTCTTATTTATCCACACTGACAAGGATTCCAAATGAGCATGATCTGAGATGGCAGAACAAAACTGATTGctgttatttttatttacaccGAATACTCCGAGCTTCCGCAGTTGAGTGAGCTTCCTGAGCTCACTCAGGATGGCTTTCCCCCTTGGAATATCGACATTAATAACCCCAATCGTGTGCAATGCGGTCAGCTTTTCAATCCCAGCATGCAGCTCAACGCCTACTCGTTTATGAGGACTCGTGAGGTCGGCAAGGGTGGTAGTGCCGCCTCGGATGTACTGCAGCTTCTCTAGCTTGGTGAAGGACGCCGGAAATGTGACTATGGAGGTGTTTCTGACATCAAGAATCTGGAGTTGCCTCAGATGACCCAGAGTACTTGGCAGATGGCGGATCTCACTGCATCCCCTCAGAGATAGGTACTTTAGGCGATGCAGAAGGTTTACAATCTTCTTTAGGTCTTCATCCGTGACACCTgatgcattctccaaatcaagCACCCGAAGCACTTTCATACTTGGAGAGATGAAAAATGATTCCCATTTCCCAAACACTGTGAAGGAGCGTAGCCGAGAGaagtcaatgctctcaaacACAATCCTGTCTCTATCCCAGCTTTCCTCTATAACAAGGTGCCGTCCTGTGCGCCCAGTGGTTTGGCGGCAGCATCCCGCAAGCGCAAAGACCTCCAGTGCAAAGGTAACATTCTCCTCTTTTGGCCTCGAGATGATGTATTCATGGAAGAAAGCACTGACTTGGAACCTAATCATTCTCATGTTTGTAATGATTGCCTGCTCTGGTGGTTGAATCATGCTCAGCTCAATGATCTTAGAGAAGAGTTCCTCCCCATTCTCCTCTGCAGTATAGTTGGGCTTGTCCTTGGAGTAACCCTCTGTGACCCATCTCATCACCAAACGCCGCCTCCGGATGACCTGGGACTTGGGGAAGATTGATAGATAGAATATACAAGGCTTCAGGAAATCTGGGCAAGAACGAAAGTAGGAATGTATCCAGCCAAATAGGCTCTGTAAACAAGAAAACTCTTGCCCTGTCTCCAGGTTTGTTATAAATTGGTCATTCAAAACTCTGGTTCTTTCTGCCCAGTTGTATACTTCAGCCAAAGAGTCAGCTATAGCAACTATTACTTTTGGAAGTCCACCACACTTTGATATAAGTTGTCGTAGCTCCTTGTCATTGGCAATATCGTCTACTGGGAAAAAATTATTCTTACTCACCTACGAGCATAAATAGAAATTAAACAATGTTTGGATATTTCAAATTGGAAACCATAAAGTGCATGACATACAATTAAAAAGTTACGTAGATTAAAGAGTGCATGTGTCAATTCAGCACAACATCAGGAATAACTGAAATTATGACAAGCCAGGCAATCAGCCTCAACCGAACAAAGATGAGCAAGAGTCAACAAGCTCAAACTTCATGTGGCCACACGATAATCAGGACAAGACAACAGGAGCAATGTGTTAAATGAAGATGTGGCTCAAAAACAGCGGAGGCAATGTGTCAGAGAGTAGATGCAACACCAAAAGTGGCAGTAGCAGACTGAAAGAAACAGTGAACTGAGATCCAATCTAGGAGTAACAATGTGGTTTTTCACTAGGAAAGTAGGAAGGAAAAATAGGCACCCAAATTCAAGTTGAAGCGAACTCTGAACAGTGGTGGTTAGAAGGTACAACCACATTTCCCTCCCTAACCAGTTGAGCTAGGCTCACTTCCAATAGGAACAGTGATGGGTTGTGACTTGTGGCAGTTGAAACACATAGGAAAGAAATAAATCCTATTTGTGAACCCTTGAGAGACTAAAGTTTGTAACAAGATGCATTATGCATATTATATTAAATGATAAACTATAGAAGTTGAACTTTTATCTGTCTAAACGCACCTCCTTTTTGAAGAGATCGATGGCTGCACCAATTTCCAGACCTTTGACATTAAACACGAGCTCCTTTCTGTCTGCGCAGTGTAAGGCAAGGCTTGCCTCATTTGTAATTACAATAATAATGCTTTGAGAGCGTCTTGATACCAAGGCAGCTTGTATCAAGTTCCATTCTTCTGTGGACTTGAGATTGTCAATAACAACAAGGCACCGGTGATCCTTTAGAAGGTTGTGACACTCTTCGATGGGGTCTCTGATTCCTCTCGTGCTGCAGTATATAGCTTCGTTTGCTTTGGGAGAATGTGAATGGAATTGCAAAAGTAAGCTGAGACAGAAAACCCTTAAATTGAATGGATAGGACACGTCCACCCAACCATGCTTATCAAATTCATTATTCTGAAGCATATGCACCTTTTTGTGGTACAGATTTCTAACAAGAGCAGACTTCCCAGCACCAGCTACCCCCCACACGGACATCACATGCAAAGCGTTCACACGTGCCAAAGCTGGATACTTAGGAAGTTCGTCAATTTCTGGAATGCGTCCCATCAGAGGGGAATGGTCAATTAAAATTCCCCTATCAGTTGCCTTGTTCTTGCCTCCATCAGATTGAAGACCCTGCAAGTAAGATTTGTTAGGAGGTGTTTGGCAGACAAGGAGTTTCAATTATAGACCTTATTCATCAATGGAGACCATTCAGTTAAGGAAGTGGGAAGCACAATGAGAAGTATCACAGAAAGGAGCAGTTATACCTTTTGCTACAATATGATTGGAAATGTCATGCATAATGATTGTCAGGTAAAAGAGAATGCATGGAGATGGAGAAAATCTTTAACTGAAGTAATTAATGATGCTCCAGGCTTACCTCcttaaaaaagaaacaaaatgaCTGATCAGCTGAGAACCGTTGGAAGTATGGAAGTCTTGTGCAGAAGCTTGCGATCTCAAACTGCTGTGTAGACACAACAATACGACTCCCATTCCCCCTGTCTGGAAGGTACTTTCGAATGGCTTCCCACTCTACCATGGTGGACACATCTTCCAGGACAATGAGGTAGGTTTGGTTGTTCACTTGCTGCATGAACTCCTGAACAAGACTAATCCCAACGATTGCTTCTTGCTGCACTTCACGGAAGTTTGCATAGAACTGATCCAACAAGCTCCTGATGAGGTCATGGAGGTTAAAAGGATGCAATAGCTTCACCCAAGCACGGCATGTGAAGTTTCCCCAGACATTTGGGTCGTCAAAGGCCTTCCTTGTGATAGATGTTGCCACAGAGTCG
The genomic region above belongs to Panicum virgatum strain AP13 chromosome 8N, P.virgatum_v5, whole genome shotgun sequence and contains:
- the LOC120684677 gene encoding disease resistance protein PIK6-NP-like, yielding MADLVLGVAKSLVQGTLTKAQSAIEEESRLRQSTQRDLVFIAGEFQMMQSFLSVTTEEHVRNNIVSTWVTQVRDLAYDVEDCIEFVVHLDTKSDWWLRSIKCCNCMAPALSLDEANADIEQLKARVHDVSQRNIRYLIGDFVPKPITEMNQPGATGPSSSMLAKTRDTAWMQRDVEELTNLITKKGNGLEVISVWVTGGDSVATSITRKAFDDPNVWGNFTCRAWVKLLHPFNLHDLIRSLLDQFYANFREVQQEAIVGISLVQEFMQQVNNQTYLIVLEDVSTMVEWEAIRKYLPDRGNGSRIVVSTQQFEIASFCTRLPYFQRFSADQSFCFFFKEGLQSDGGKNKATDRGILIDHSPLMGRIPEIDELPKYPALARVNALHVMSVWGVAGAGKSALVRNLYHKKVHMLQNNEFDKHGWVDVSYPFNLRVFCLSLLLQFHSHSPKANEAIYCSTRGIRDPIEECHNLLKDHRCLVVIDNLKSTEEWNLIQAALVSRRSQSIIIVITNEASLALHCADRKELVFNVKGLEIGAAIDLFKKEVSKNNFFPVDDIANDKELRQLISKCGGLPKVIVAIADSLAEVYNWAERTRVLNDQFITNLETGQEFSCLQSLFGWIHSYFRSCPDFLKPCIFYLSIFPKSQVIRRRRLVMRWVTEGYSKDKPNYTAEENGEELFSKIIELSMIQPPEQAIITNMRMIRFQVSAFFHEYIISRPKEENVTFALEVFALAGCCRQTTGRTGRHLVIEESWDRDRIVFESIDFSRLRSFTVFGKWESFFISPSMKVLRVLDLENASGVTDEDLKKIVNLLHRLKYLSLRGCSEIRHLPSTLGHLRQLQILDVRNTSIVTFPASFTKLEKLQYIRGGTTTLADLTSPHKRVGVELHAGIEKLTALHTIGVINVDIPRGKAILSELRKLTQLRKLGVFGVNKNNSNQFCSAISDHAHLESLSVWINKNSQNCLDGISSDTPPLKNLQSLKLFGLVNKLPVWIYLLRKIKKLVLEITTPAEHDMAVLGGLQELCVLRLCVKPIQAGKLNFLVKTVEGVEVLSYEKVKVLEIACSSPLHVTFGSLAMRSLEQLTVHCCSELTLPFDEIRNLTKLREVRLIGSQDDALKKQLDEQLKLHPNKPALKLG